Proteins encoded in a region of the Pieris rapae chromosome 12, ilPieRapa1.1, whole genome shotgun sequence genome:
- the LOC111002799 gene encoding cytochrome b5 produces the protein MTSVQTPPEVTLTNPLPINQDSTTDFDMMALTMAALRFVNPWSVESNPQWSEKIEPGTPDAKDRVITLAEVSAHDTPQDCWVVIYDRVYDISTFLDEHPGGADIMLEYAGRDASTAFRSSGHSKAANKALERFLVGELPMHERMYRRPGGMRLSDIPE, from the exons aTGACGTCCGTACAAACTCCACCAGAGGTGACTCTCACCAACCCCCTACCAATTAATCAAGACTCCACCACCGATTTTGATATGATGGCCTTAACCATGGCGGCACTTCGCTTTGTTAATCCATGGTCTGTGGAATCGAATCCTCAATGGTCAGAGAAAATAGAACCTGGGACACCGGATGCCAAGGACCGCGTGATTACCCTGGCTGAAGTCTCCGCCCACGACACTCCACAAGACTGCTGGGTTGTTATATATGATCGTGTTTACGACATTTCAACATTCCTTGATGAG CACCCAGGAGGCGCTGACATAATGCTGGAGTACGCTGGTCGTGATGCAAGTACTGCCTTCCGTAGCTCAGGGCATTCGAAGGCTGCTAATAAAGCCTTAGAGCGATTCTTGGTGGGTGAGCTGCCAATGCATGAGCGAATGTACCGACGTCCTGGGGGAATGCGCCTAAGCGATATTCCAGAATAA